Proteins encoded by one window of Arachis ipaensis cultivar K30076 chromosome B04, Araip1.1, whole genome shotgun sequence:
- the LOC107638668 gene encoding uncharacterized protein LOC107638668 has product MEDERGSLLPKNNESGFYVTYDGAELRSFRSYLRWVYVDQSNACKSTVSWSIFIFLALVVPICSHFLLDCSDTCDSDHTRPYHVPVQISLSVFATLSFLCLSGWDRRYGFRKFLFLDKVGDESLKIQRAYAEQMKRTNILILRWGLPCFIAEFAYKIWWYASGGSGIPYYGNVYLSSIILCTLELCSWIYRTSIFFLVCVLFRLICYLQIFRLDDFAQVFQRESEVAFILIEHLRIRRNLRIISHRFRVFILASLILVTASQLIFLLMATRPNADLDILRGGELALVAITLVSGLYILLRSATKITHKAQASTSLAAKWHICATVNSFDNIEGETPRVPTPLAQDIAAHISWGSSDDDVGDEEDELDNTKMMPIHTQTISFHKRQALVTYMENNRAGITVFGFMLDRTWLHSIFAIQLALCLWLLNKTVGV; this is encoded by the exons ATGGAAGATGAAAGAGGATCACTGTTACCGAAAAACAACGAGAGTGGTTTCTACGTGACCTACGATGGAGCTGAGTTAAGAAGCTTCAGGTCATACCTGAGATGGGTGTACGTGGACCAATCAAACGCATGCAAGAGCACTGTGTCTTGGTCCATATTCATCTTCTTGGCCTTGGTTGTTCCTATTTGTTCTCACTTCCTTCTAGATTGTTCTGACACGTGCGACTCCGATCACACTCGACCCTATCACGTGCCGGTTCAGATCTCTCTCTCGGTCTTTGCCACGCTCTCTTTCCTCTGCCTCTCCGGTTGGGATCGCAGATATGGTTTCAGGAAGTTCCTCTTTCTTGATAAGGTTGGTGACGAGAGCCTCAAGATTCAACGAGCATATGCAGAACAGATGAAG AGAACCAATATTCTTATCTTGCGTTGGGGGCTTCCTTGTTTTATAGCTGAATTTGCTTACAAGATATGGTGGTATGCTTCAGGAGGATCCGGAATTCCATATTATGGGAATGTATACTTAAGTAGCATCATTTTGTGCACACTGGAGCTATGTTCTTGGATTTATAGAACTTCCATTTTCTTCTTGGTGTGTGTCCTCTTTCGGCTTATATGCTACCTTCAAATATTCAGACTAGATGACTTCGCCCAAGTTTTCCAAAGAGAAAGCGAGGTGGCATTCATCTTGATAGAGCACCTGAGAATAAGGAGGAATCTGCGGATTATCAGCCATCGCTTCCGGGTTTTCATTTTAGCTTCTTTAATTTTGGTTACAGCAAGCCAGCTCATTTTCCTGCTTATGGCTACAAGACCAAATGCTGATCTTGACATCCTCAGAGGTGGAGAGCTCGCA TTAGTTGCCATTACCTTGGTGAGTGGACTTTACATACTCTTGCGAAGCGCGACCAAGATCACACATAAGGCACAAGCCAGTACAAGCCTTGCTGCTAAGTGGCATATATGTGCCACAGTAAACTCTTTTGACAACATTGAGGGAGAGACGCCAAGAGTACCGACACCTTTGGCCCAAGATATCGCTGCCCATATTAGCTGGGGATCGTCTGATGATGATGTTGGGGATGAGGAGGATGAGTTGGATAACACCAAAATGATGCCAATTCATACACAGACAATCTCATTCCATAAGAGACAAGCTCTTG TAACATACATGGAGAACAATAGAGCAGGAATCACTGTGTTTGGATTCATGCTTGACAGAACATGGCTCCACTCAATTTTTGCAATTCAATTGGCTCTATGCCTTTGGCTACTTAACAAGACAGTTGGTGTTTAG